One stretch of Nocardia fluminea DNA includes these proteins:
- a CDS encoding MBL fold metallo-hydrolase translates to MSTTDPDIAIIETSSLGDRSYLISHDGIAVVIDPQRDIDRVLALATEKNAAITHVLETHIHNDYVTGGLELARATGAEYVVPEGDPVEYERRAVGDGDVVEAGSATFQVMHTPGHTHHHVSYVLRLGDEPIAIFTGGSMLYGSTGRTDLLGSEHTDELTHAQFHSVRRIAAELPADVEVYPTHGFGSFCSATPTSGDSSTIGEQQQSNPALTQDEQTYVDELIAGLSAYPAYYAHMGVINTEGPAPIDLSTPEPVDPDELRRRIDDGQWVVDLRARTAFAAGHLDGSLGFELSTTFVTYLGWLYQWGAPLTLIGDTSDQIDDATRELARIGIDRPSGSAVGEIHSLAGDGHVRSYEVSDFAGLAATDSDITVLDTRQQSEYADGHIPGAVNIPLHELPHRLAEVPDGDVWVHCASGYRASIAASLLDREHRTVTLIDDDYDHAVQLKLHTART, encoded by the coding sequence GTGAGCACCACCGATCCAGACATCGCAATCATCGAAACGTCGAGCCTCGGCGACCGCAGCTACCTGATCAGCCACGACGGCATCGCCGTCGTGATCGATCCCCAACGTGACATCGACCGCGTCCTGGCACTGGCCACGGAGAAGAACGCCGCGATCACCCACGTACTCGAAACCCACATCCACAACGACTACGTCACCGGCGGACTCGAACTCGCACGCGCCACCGGAGCCGAATACGTTGTCCCCGAGGGCGACCCGGTCGAATACGAACGGCGCGCAGTCGGCGACGGCGATGTCGTCGAAGCGGGATCGGCGACATTTCAGGTGATGCACACCCCGGGCCACACACATCATCACGTCAGTTACGTGCTGCGACTCGGCGACGAACCGATCGCGATCTTCACCGGTGGCTCGATGCTGTACGGATCCACCGGCCGCACCGACCTGCTCGGTTCCGAGCACACCGACGAGCTCACCCACGCGCAGTTCCACTCGGTCCGTCGTATCGCCGCCGAGCTGCCCGCTGATGTCGAGGTCTACCCCACCCACGGGTTCGGTAGCTTCTGCTCCGCGACCCCCACCAGCGGCGACTCGTCGACCATCGGTGAACAGCAGCAGTCCAATCCCGCGCTGACCCAGGACGAGCAGACGTACGTCGACGAGTTGATCGCAGGATTGTCGGCCTACCCCGCGTACTACGCCCACATGGGCGTCATCAACACCGAAGGTCCGGCCCCGATCGATCTGTCCACCCCGGAGCCTGTCGATCCCGACGAACTACGCAGGCGCATCGACGATGGCCAGTGGGTCGTCGACCTCCGCGCACGAACCGCCTTCGCTGCTGGACATCTCGACGGCTCCCTCGGTTTCGAGCTGTCGACGACGTTCGTCACCTACCTCGGATGGCTCTACCAGTGGGGTGCGCCGCTGACATTGATCGGTGACACCTCCGACCAAATCGACGATGCCACACGAGAGTTGGCGCGCATCGGCATCGACCGCCCCTCCGGTTCGGCTGTCGGTGAGATTCACTCACTCGCCGGCGACGGCCACGTGCGGTCCTACGAGGTGTCCGACTTCGCCGGACTTGCCGCAACCGACTCCGACATCACTGTGCTCGACACACGTCAACAGTCCGAGTACGCGGACGGCCATATCCCCGGTGCAGTGAATATCCCCCTTCACGAACTGCCGCACCGACTTGCAGAGGTCCCCGACGGCGACGTGTGGGTGCACTGCGCCTCCGGCTACCGAGCTTCGATCGCGGCCTCACTGCTCGACCGCGAACACCGCACCGTGACGCTGATCGACGACGACTACGACCACGCCGTACAGCTCAAGCTTCACACTGCGCGCACCTGA